The proteins below are encoded in one region of Halichoerus grypus chromosome X, mHalGry1.hap1.1, whole genome shotgun sequence:
- the LOC118518985 gene encoding LOW QUALITY PROTEIN: MAP kinase-activated protein kinase 5-like (The sequence of the model RefSeq protein was modified relative to this genomic sequence to represent the inferred CDS: deleted 1 base in 1 codon; substituted 1 base at 1 genomic stop codon) translates to MEKAIKKTSILEEYNINWTQKLGTGISGPVKVCVNKSTQEQFALKILFDRPKARNEVRLHLMCATHPNIVQIIEVFANSVQFPHESSPKAQLLIIMEMMEGGELFHKISQHWHFTEKQASQVTKQIALALQHCHLLNIAHRDLKPENLLFKDNSLDAPVKLCDFGFGKIDQGDLMTPQFTPDYVAPQVLEAQRRHQKEKSGIIPTSPTPYTYKSCDLWSLGVIIYVMSHPSFYSKHHSRTIPEDIQRKIMTGSFEFPEEEWSQISEIAKDVVRKLWKVKPEGRLTMEGVLDHPWLNSTEALDNVLPSAQLMMDKAVVAGIQQAHAQQLANMRIQDLKVSLKPLHSVSNPILRKRKLLGIKPKDGVYIHDHENGAKDSNVALEKLXDVIAQCILPQAGENEDEKLNEVMQEAWKYNRECKLLRDTLQTFSWSGRGFTDKVDRPKPAEIVKQVIEKQTMPHESQ, encoded by the exons ATGGAGAAAGCCATCAAGAAAACCTCCATTTTAGAGGAATATAATATCAATTGGACTCAGAAGCTGGGAACTGGAATTAGTGGTCCAGTTAAAGTCTGTGTAAATAAATCTACTCAAGAACAGTTTGCACTGAAAATTCTTTTTGATCGtccaaaagctagaaatgagGTACGTCTGCACTTGATGTGTGCCACACACCCCAATATAGTTCAAATTATTGAAGTGTTTGCTAACAGTGTACAGTTTCCTCATGAGTCCAGCCCCAAGGCCCAACTC TTAATTATAATGGAGATGATGGAAGGGGGAGAGCTATTTCACAAAATCAGCCAGCACTGGCACTTTACAGAGAAGCAAGCCAGCCAAGTAACAAAGCAGATAGCTTTGGCTCTACAGCACTGTCACTTGTTAAACATCGCTCACAGAGACCTCAAGCCTGAAAATCTGCTCTTCAAGGATAACTCTTTGGATGCCCCAGTgaagttgtgtgactttggatttggcaaaATTGACCAAGGTGACTTGATGACACCCCAGTTCACCCCTGATTATGTTGCACCTCAGGTATTGGAGGCACAAAGAAGGCATCAGAAGGAGAAATCTGGCATCATACCTACCTCGCCAACACCCTACACTTACAAGAGCTGTGACTTGTGGTCCCTAGGGGTGATTATCTATGTGATGTCACat ccttctTTTTACTCCAAACACCACAGCCGAACTATCCCAGAGGATATACAGAGAAAGATCATGACAGGCAGTTTTGAGTTCCCAGAAGAAGAGTGGAGCCAGATTTCAGAGATAGCCAAGGATGTTGTGAGGAAGCTCTGGAAGGTCAAACCAGAGGGAAGACTCACCATGGAGGGAGTATTGGACCACCCGTGGCTCAACTCGACTGAGGCCTTGGATAATGTGCTACCCTCTGCTCAACTGATGATGGATAAGGCGGTGGTTGCAGGAATCCAGCAGGCTCATGCACAACAGTTGGCCAACATGAGAATCCAGGATCTGAAAGTCAGCCTCAAACCCCTGCACTCTGTGAGCAACCCCATTCTGAGGAAGAGGAAATTACTCGGCATCAAGCCAAAGGACGGTGTTTATATCCATGACCATGAGAATGGAGCCAAGGATTCAAATGTTGCCTTGGAAAAGCTCTGAGATGTGATTGCTCAGTGTATTCTCCCCCAGGCTGGAGAGAATGAAGATGAAAAGTTGAACGAAGTAATGCAGGAGGCTTGGAAGTATAACCGGGAATGCAAACTCCTAAGAGATACTCTGCAAACCTTCAGCTGGAGTGGTCGTGGATTCACAGATAAAGTAGATCGACCAAAACCAGCAGAAATTGTGAAGCAAGTGATAGAAAAGCAAACCATGCCCCATGAATCCCAATAA